A part of Primulina eburnea isolate SZY01 chromosome 10, ASM2296580v1, whole genome shotgun sequence genomic DNA contains:
- the LOC140803283 gene encoding uncharacterized protein isoform X1, giving the protein MPGNEFGDRVHNFFAQDNTFQVQPESLVVEGNWPVLSNNFWIGSQRQSEALHSNNKTYNIQDPDIDRGQGSYPFHVTQGLNFAQSNVRADFSKSQSLNEQPNLNGYMFENQFHLSRQNAANFLAVDTDSETHHVITSRGFSVHELQQGSGIENGAKTSLRSESSVPSVSLDLFGGQQQMSQHQSSMLQPVQHQNPGINNMQQQQQLMIRKMQDLQRQQQFHPLEIRQQNHINQVPAFTKQASGSHSTPIDGNPVSDLQQYPWTTEVGTNWMNRGSLSMRGPQTGQVFPPNLGQTQHLVDLVSQPVDQSLYGIPVSGSRGLNANQYPHKVNDRSPILQMSTPSNTLQGNHNFFADQVGVNDDDDSIARQKFQNENIIGHTSSQSLFTGPINMSSLQQVNSIQRNAPQDFLGRQELTIRPETPSEQSRRPAVTSSDEVALDPAEEKILFGSDDNIFAAFGNAANVSGVSGNLFDNGETLNGFPSIHSGSWSALMQSAVAETSSNDMVPQEEWSGLIFHNVNGSSANQSPSVHNNNVKRQSTLVDDKTRMPSAPSPGSIPHSGDSNANNVTGFNLLGHRFLNEPGQRVPNDVSERIISLEEANKWSNYIPPQKSLAEDSQIYRDASQRSPEAGMSAMKISSPWAQQQSSSQRQSNGRNTPVAIPTGGDRGLNVHQAEKLSQNSKINQLRVIQGEAVGGSLWKSNSVSRSATELGPAKPTIGNPETSKVTLSLNDAAPVSNSYSMGVADETNPFFHDSHKINQWKNINSSTIYQGGKDLGRTPHQAIEQNQVLDSFSCEKEKVTRREMENYGMKENSNDSHRSNLSGHTSGGFRETGSGASDSKSLPPANQKSTNQLFRKFSVPRKFQYHPMGNSDEDAEPSCHLKQSTNLQAMSQPNSYLDQSNFLVQYPINSKVNEKGQGQSSELQKHNKVTNEEPPHGGLPGYAPTVSVSYSRPFDSFSPNTVSSSGQNMLELLPKVDQARGHGDTMHLSSEGKVSPQLPDAEKVDGTAGFFQQNQSSVYQGFGLQLGPPSLQRGQIPDHSSSQKAQNTVSSVPISHATAEMGERGQRMVPTSTTQSLNFSNGEFQAEFKNNRHAVPPRHAGSDDRHRNFQEAFSSGSPHVSQLQNQQVMRSSGKIMMNQDVDSSFSSDVSNNMQRGSMETVLPDTPGDIKKANVMSSRGMTQQGGPNDSVHERVPTSTASGRDPFHASQHFSMHGISHQGSPLNALHNLTTNVYTNQHSLGSQYQKASSQFPDLTQPNTGEPSSAPLSQGSMDVKVCDLPSDLRSIYVNSPGVVDGEERRSKESAGQSLSSVRVDPSNKNHSDDSPANLSSTQKNIEAFGRSLKPNSLSHQNHSSQNQINALKDAGADPSCRVSKRMKGPDDCLDVDRVASTAGQQNDHGLVLGDSLGSSTGVPSDDLRMPSFLLSADALHINPSQQGNIAPQDILSRDANVSHSNSSADYTTSVRAEHPEVSPQMAPSWFNQYGTFKNGQMLHSYNAHKLIPSKSRELGKSLSVMDTLGSEEKGTDAPTDACQVYTTHQTATSTFVNVPLSSGRSYEVNATDQNLVISRPKKRKTATSQLQPWHKEIADGSQNLSTLSVAETVWSQVANRAREKVDDDGELIEDGPPFLRSKRRLILTTQLMQQLFYPPPAGILSADASFKCESVAYAVSRTVLGNVCSAVFCSSGLNLPRDGVELLSAKGKSSERNVDQYSGKVMEGLMGRLGKLENDFLRLEKSSSIFDVRMECQDLEKFSVINRLAKFHGRGQTDVSDTAPSHKPLPQRYVAAIPMPKSLPDRVQCLSL; this is encoded by the exons ATGCCTGGCAACGAATTTGGAGATAGGGTTCACAATTTTTTTGCGCAAGACAATACATTTCAGGTCCAGCCTGAATCACTGGTGGTCGAAGGGAATTGGCCAGTGTTGAGCAACAATTTTTGGATTGGCAGCCAGAGACAATCTGAAGCTCTACATTCGAATAACAAGACTTATAATATACAAGATCCAG ACATTGATAGAGGGCAAGGAAGCTACCCTTTCCATGTGACGCAGGGCTTGAACTTTGCTCAATCAAATGTGAGGGCTGATTTTAGTAAAAGTCAGTCCCTAAATGAGCAGCCAAATTTGAATGGCTACATGTTTGAAAATCAGTTTCACCTTTCTAGACAGAACGCAGCAAACTTTTTGGCAGTGGACACAGATTCTGAAACACATCATGTGATAACCTCAAGAGGATTTTCTGTTCATGAACTGCAGCAAGGGAGTGGAATTGAAAATGGGGCAAAAACTTCGCTTAGATCAGAATCATCCGTGCCTTCTGTAAGTTTGGATCTATTTGGTGGTCAGCAGCAGATGAGCCAACATCAATCAAGCATGTTACAGCCAGTACAGCACCAGAATCCTGGTATCAATAATATGCAGCAACAGCAACAGCTCATGATCCGGAAAATGCAAGATCTACAAAGGCAGCAACAATTCCATCCCCTTGAGATTAGGCAACAGAATCATATTAATCAGGTTCCGGCCTTTACTAAACAAGCATCTGGCAGCCACTCCACTCCTATTGATGGCAATCCAGTTTCTGATTTACAGCAGTATCCCTGGACAACTGAAGTTGGTACAAACTGGATGAACCGTGGTTCTCTGTCCATGCGAGGACCTCAAACTGGACAAGTTTTCCCTCCGAACCTTGGCCAGACTCAACATTTAGTGGATTTGGTGTCTCAACCTGTTGATCAATCGCTTTATGGGATTCCTGTTTCTGGTTCAAGGGGTTTGAATGCAAACCAATATCCTCACAAGGTGAATGATAGATCTCCAATTCTGCAAATGTCAACCCCTAGCAATACTCTTCAGGGTAATCATAACTTTTTTGCGGATCAGGTTGgtgtaaatgatgatgatgattccATCGCGAGACAAAAATTTCAGAATGAGAATATCATTGGACATACTTCTAGTCAATCTTTATTTACTGGACCGATAAATATGAGCAGTCTGCAGCAAGTGAATTCCATCCAAAGAAATGCTCCTCAGGACTTTCTGGGGAGGCAGGAGCTAACGATTCGACCTGAGACCCCGAGTGAACAATCTAGGAGGCCAGCTGTTACATCCAGCGATGAGGTTGCCCTAGATCCAGCTGAAGAAAAGATTTTGTTTGGTTCAGATGATAACATATTTGCTGCCTTTGGTAATGCTGCTAACGTCTCTGGAGTATCTGGCAATTTGTTTGATAATGGTGAAACTTTGAATGGTTTTCCTTCTATTCATAGTGGCAGCTGGAGTGCTCTTATGCAGTCAGCTGTTGCAGAAACTTCTAGCAATGATATGGTTCCCCAGGAGGAGTGGAGTGGTCTGATTTTCCACAATGTTAATGGTTCTTCAGCAAATCAGTCCCCTTCAGTTCACAACAACAATGTCAAACGACAATCAACTTTGGTTGATGATAAAACACGAATGCCTTCAGCACCTAGTCCTGGATCTATTCCCCATTCTGGTGATAGCAATGCAAATAATGTCACAGGATTCAATCTCCTTGGACACAGGTTTCTAAATGAGCCTGGTCAAAGAGTGCCAAATGATGTGTCTGAAAGAATTATTTCGTTGGAAGAAGCTAATAAGTGGTCTAACTATATTCCACCACAAAAATCACTCGCTGAAGATAGTCAAATCTATAGAGATGCCTCTCAACGTTCTCCCGAAGCTGGGATGAGCGCTATGAAAATTTCCTCACCTTGGGCGCAACAACAGAGCAGTTCTCAACGACAATCAAATGGTAGGAATACTCCCGTAGCTATACCAACTGGTGGAGATAGAGGGTTAAATGTTCATCAAGCTGAGAAGTTGTCTCAGAATTCGAAAATTAATCAATTGAGGGTGATACAAGGAGAAGCTGTTGGAGGTTCTTTATGGAAGTCAAATTCTGTTTCTAGATCTGCTACTGAATTGGGTCCTGCTAAACCAACAATTGGAAATCCCGAAACAAGTAAAGTTACACTGAGTTTAAATGATGCTGCTCCAGTTTCTAACTCATACAGTATGGGGGTAGCTGATGAAACCAATCCATTTTTTCATGACAGTCATAAAATTAATCAGTGGAAGAATATAAATTCTTCTACGATTTACCAAGGGGGTAAAGATTTGGGAAGAACGCCGCACCAGGCTATTGAACAAAATCAGGTTTTGGACTCTTTTAGCTGCGAAAAGGAGAAAGTTACAAGACGCGAGATGGAAAATTATGGCATGAAGGAAAATTCTAATGATAGCCATCGCTCCAACTTATCTGGGCACACTTCTGGTGGCTTCAGAGAGACTGGATCAGGTGCAAGTGATTCAAAATCTTTGCCCCCTGCGAATCAAAAGTCAACCAATCAGTTATTTAGGAAATTTTCTGTTCCTCGTAAATTTCAGTATCATCCTATGGGGAATTCGGATGAGGACGCAGAACCTTCCTGTCACCTGAAACAATCTACCAATTTACAGGCCATGTCGCAACCAAATTCTTATCTGGACCAGTCAAATTTTTTGGTTCAATATCCAATAAATTCTAAAGTAAATGAGAAG GGGCAAGGGCAATCTTCCGAGCTTCAAAAACACAATAAAGTGACGAATGAAGAACCACCTCATGGTGGTTTACCTGGTTATGCACCAACTGTATCTGTTTCCTACAGTCGACCCTTTGATTCATTCTCCCCAAACACAGTCTCTTCGTCAGG CCAAAACATGCTGGAGCTTCTTCCCAAGGTCGATCAAGCTAGGGGGCATGGTGACACAATGCACTTAAGTTCTGAGGGTAAGGTATCCCCTCAGTTACCTGATGCAGAAAAAGTTGATGGGACTGCTGGTttctttcagcaaaatcaatcTTCTGTTTATCAAGGTTTTGGTTTGCAACTTGGTCCTCCATCCCTTCAGCGGGGACAGATTCCTGACCACTCATCTTCTCAAAAAGCTCAAAATACGGTTAGTTCAGTGCCTATTAGTCATGCTACAGCAGAAATGGGAGAGAGAGGCCAACGGATGGTCCCTACATCTACAACTCAATCTTTGAATTTTTCTAATGGTGAATTCCAAGCTGAGTTTAAAAATAACAGACATGCAGTACCTCCACGACATGCTGGGAGTGATGATAGACATCGAAACTTTCAAGAAGCATTTAGTTCAGGTTCTCCACATGTGAGTCAACTTCAAAACCAGCAAGTAATGAGGTCAAGTGGAAAAATCATGATGAATCAGGATGTCGACTCATCTTTCAGCAGTGATGTTTCAAACAATATGCAAAGAGGATCCATGGAGACTGTTTTGCCGGATACTCCTGGAGATATTAAAAAAGCTAATGTTATGTCGTCGCGGGGTATGACCCAACAGGGTGGTCCTAATGATTCAGTGCATGAacgagttccaacttcaactgCATCAGGCAGGGATCCATTTCATGCTTCTCAGCATTTTAGTATGCATGGTATATCTCATCAGGGAAGTCCCCTCAATGCATTACATAATTTAACGACCAATGTCTATACCAATCAACATTCTTTGGGATCACAGTACCAGAAAGCATCGTCACAATTTCCAGACTTAACCCAACCAAATACTGGGGAACCAAGTTCTGCTCCCCTGTCTCAAGGCAGTATGGATGTCAAAGTGTGTGATCTGCCTTCTGACTTAAGATCAATATATGTTAATTCTCCTGGTGTTGTTGATGGGGAAGAGCGAAGGTCGAAGGAAAGTGCTGGACAGTCATTGTCATCTGTCAGAGTTGACCCATCCAACAAGAATCATTCCGATGATTCTCCCGCTAATTTGTCTTCAACGCAGAAAAATATTGAAGCCTTCGGTCGATCCCTGAAACCTAATTCCCTCTCCCATCAAAATCATTCATCACAGAACCAAATTAATGCCTTGAAGGATGCAGGGGCTGATCCTAGCTGTAGGGTCTCAAAGAGAATGAAAGGACCTGATGATTGCTTAGATGTCGATCGAGTAGCTTCGACAGCTGGGCAGCAAAATGATCACGGTCTTGTACTTGGAGATTCTTTGGGTTCAAGTACTGGAGTTCCTTCTGATGATTTAAGGATGCCGAGTTTCCTTTTATCAGCCGATGCCTTGCACATAAACCCTTCGCAGCAGGGAAACATAGCCCCACAGGATATTTTGTCGCGTGATGCAAATGTGTCTCATAGCAACTCTTCTGCTGATTATACCACCTCAGTTAGAGCTGAGCATCCTGAGGTTAGCCCACAGATGGCGCCATCCTGGTTCAATCAGTATGGTACTTTTAAAAATGGGCAAATGTTGCACAGTTATAATGCGCATAAATTGATCCCCTCAAAGTCAAGAGAACTTGGAAAGTCTCTGAGTGTAATGGATACCCTTGGTTCAGAGGAGAAAGGTACCGATGCCCCCACAGATGCATGTCAGGTTTATACAACCCATCAAACGGCTACCTCTACATTCGTAAATGTGCCTTTGTCGTCTGGTCGCTCATATGAAGTGAATGCCACTGATCAAAATCTTGTGATATCGAGACCTAAGAAGCGTAAGACTGCTACATCTCAGCTTCAACCTTGGCACAAAGAAATAGCAGATGGTTCACAAAATCTTTCGACTCTCAG TGTGGCAGAAACAGTGTGGAGTCAAGTGGCAAATCGTGCAAGGGAAAAG GTTGATGATGATGGTGAGTTGATTGAAGATGGACCCCCTTTTCTTAGATCTAAAAGAAGGCTTATCTTGACAACTCAGCTAATGCAGCAGTTATTTTACCCTCCACCAGCAGGCATCCTGTCTGCCGATGCTAGTTTTAAATGTGAGAGTGTGGCTTATGCTGTCTCTAGAACCGTGCTGGGAAATGTCTGCAGCGCGGTTTTTTGCTCAAGTGGTTTGAACTTACCCCGTGACGGCGTGGAACT ACTTTCCGCTAAGGGTAAATCATCGGAGAGAAATGTTGATCAGTATTCTGGAAAAGTTATGGAAGGTTTGATGGGAAGATTGGGGAAGCTGGAAAATGATTTCCTGAG ACTGGAGAAAAGTTCATCGATATTCGACGTGAGAATGGAATGCCAAGATTTGGAGAAATTTTCTGTCATCAACCGACTAGCTAAATTTCATGGTCGAGGGCAAACCGATGTATCTGATACAGCTCCTTCTCACAAACCTTTGCCACAAAGATATGTAGCCGCTATCCCCATGCCTAAAAGCCTCCCAGACAGGGTACAATGCCTATCACTGTAG
- the LOC140803283 gene encoding uncharacterized protein isoform X2, producing MPGNEFGDRVHNFFAQDNTFQVQPESLVVEGNWPVLSNNFWIGSQRQSEALHSNNKTYNIQDPDIDRGQGSYPFHVTQGLNFAQSNVRADFSKSQSLNEQPNLNGYMFENQFHLSRQNAANFLAVDTDSETHHVITSRGFSVHELQQGSGIENGAKTSLRSESSVPSVSLDLFGGQQQMSQHQSSMLQPVQHQNPGINNMQQQQQLMIRKMQDLQRQQQFHPLEIRQQNHINQVPAFTKQASGSHSTPIDGNPVSDLQQYPWTTEVGTNWMNRGSLSMRGPQTGQVFPPNLGQTQHLVDLVSQPVDQSLYGIPVSGSRGLNANQYPHKVNDRSPILQMSTPSNTLQGNHNFFADQVGVNDDDDSIARQKFQNENIIGHTSSQSLFTGPINMSSLQQVNSIQRNAPQDFLGRQELTIRPETPSEQSRRPAVTSSDEVALDPAEEKILFGSDDNIFAAFGNAANVSGVSGNLFDNGETLNGFPSIHSGSWSALMQSAVAETSSNDMVPQEEWSGLIFHNVNGSSANQSPSVHNNNVKRQSTLVDDKTRMPSAPSPGSIPHSGDSNANNVTGFNLLGHRFLNEPGQRVPNDVSERIISLEEANKWSNYIPPQKSLAEDSQIYRDASQRSPEAGMSAMKISSPWAQQQSSSQRQSNGRNTPVAIPTGGDRGLNVHQAEKLSQNSKINQLRVIQGEAVGGSLWKSNSVSRSATELGPAKPTIGNPETSKVTLSLNDAAPVSNSYSMGVADETNPFFHDSHKINQWKNINSSTIYQGGKDLGRTPHQAIEQNQVLDSFSCEKEKVTRREMENYGMKENSNDSHRSNLSGHTSGGFRETGSGASDSKSLPPANQKSTNQLFRKFSVPRKFQYHPMGNSDEDAEPSCHLKQSTNLQAMSQPNSYLDQSNFLVQYPINSKGQGQSSELQKHNKVTNEEPPHGGLPGYAPTVSVSYSRPFDSFSPNTVSSSGQNMLELLPKVDQARGHGDTMHLSSEGKVSPQLPDAEKVDGTAGFFQQNQSSVYQGFGLQLGPPSLQRGQIPDHSSSQKAQNTVSSVPISHATAEMGERGQRMVPTSTTQSLNFSNGEFQAEFKNNRHAVPPRHAGSDDRHRNFQEAFSSGSPHVSQLQNQQVMRSSGKIMMNQDVDSSFSSDVSNNMQRGSMETVLPDTPGDIKKANVMSSRGMTQQGGPNDSVHERVPTSTASGRDPFHASQHFSMHGISHQGSPLNALHNLTTNVYTNQHSLGSQYQKASSQFPDLTQPNTGEPSSAPLSQGSMDVKVCDLPSDLRSIYVNSPGVVDGEERRSKESAGQSLSSVRVDPSNKNHSDDSPANLSSTQKNIEAFGRSLKPNSLSHQNHSSQNQINALKDAGADPSCRVSKRMKGPDDCLDVDRVASTAGQQNDHGLVLGDSLGSSTGVPSDDLRMPSFLLSADALHINPSQQGNIAPQDILSRDANVSHSNSSADYTTSVRAEHPEVSPQMAPSWFNQYGTFKNGQMLHSYNAHKLIPSKSRELGKSLSVMDTLGSEEKGTDAPTDACQVYTTHQTATSTFVNVPLSSGRSYEVNATDQNLVISRPKKRKTATSQLQPWHKEIADGSQNLSTLSVAETVWSQVANRAREKVDDDGELIEDGPPFLRSKRRLILTTQLMQQLFYPPPAGILSADASFKCESVAYAVSRTVLGNVCSAVFCSSGLNLPRDGVELLSAKGKSSERNVDQYSGKVMEGLMGRLGKLENDFLRLEKSSSIFDVRMECQDLEKFSVINRLAKFHGRGQTDVSDTAPSHKPLPQRYVAAIPMPKSLPDRVQCLSL from the exons ATGCCTGGCAACGAATTTGGAGATAGGGTTCACAATTTTTTTGCGCAAGACAATACATTTCAGGTCCAGCCTGAATCACTGGTGGTCGAAGGGAATTGGCCAGTGTTGAGCAACAATTTTTGGATTGGCAGCCAGAGACAATCTGAAGCTCTACATTCGAATAACAAGACTTATAATATACAAGATCCAG ACATTGATAGAGGGCAAGGAAGCTACCCTTTCCATGTGACGCAGGGCTTGAACTTTGCTCAATCAAATGTGAGGGCTGATTTTAGTAAAAGTCAGTCCCTAAATGAGCAGCCAAATTTGAATGGCTACATGTTTGAAAATCAGTTTCACCTTTCTAGACAGAACGCAGCAAACTTTTTGGCAGTGGACACAGATTCTGAAACACATCATGTGATAACCTCAAGAGGATTTTCTGTTCATGAACTGCAGCAAGGGAGTGGAATTGAAAATGGGGCAAAAACTTCGCTTAGATCAGAATCATCCGTGCCTTCTGTAAGTTTGGATCTATTTGGTGGTCAGCAGCAGATGAGCCAACATCAATCAAGCATGTTACAGCCAGTACAGCACCAGAATCCTGGTATCAATAATATGCAGCAACAGCAACAGCTCATGATCCGGAAAATGCAAGATCTACAAAGGCAGCAACAATTCCATCCCCTTGAGATTAGGCAACAGAATCATATTAATCAGGTTCCGGCCTTTACTAAACAAGCATCTGGCAGCCACTCCACTCCTATTGATGGCAATCCAGTTTCTGATTTACAGCAGTATCCCTGGACAACTGAAGTTGGTACAAACTGGATGAACCGTGGTTCTCTGTCCATGCGAGGACCTCAAACTGGACAAGTTTTCCCTCCGAACCTTGGCCAGACTCAACATTTAGTGGATTTGGTGTCTCAACCTGTTGATCAATCGCTTTATGGGATTCCTGTTTCTGGTTCAAGGGGTTTGAATGCAAACCAATATCCTCACAAGGTGAATGATAGATCTCCAATTCTGCAAATGTCAACCCCTAGCAATACTCTTCAGGGTAATCATAACTTTTTTGCGGATCAGGTTGgtgtaaatgatgatgatgattccATCGCGAGACAAAAATTTCAGAATGAGAATATCATTGGACATACTTCTAGTCAATCTTTATTTACTGGACCGATAAATATGAGCAGTCTGCAGCAAGTGAATTCCATCCAAAGAAATGCTCCTCAGGACTTTCTGGGGAGGCAGGAGCTAACGATTCGACCTGAGACCCCGAGTGAACAATCTAGGAGGCCAGCTGTTACATCCAGCGATGAGGTTGCCCTAGATCCAGCTGAAGAAAAGATTTTGTTTGGTTCAGATGATAACATATTTGCTGCCTTTGGTAATGCTGCTAACGTCTCTGGAGTATCTGGCAATTTGTTTGATAATGGTGAAACTTTGAATGGTTTTCCTTCTATTCATAGTGGCAGCTGGAGTGCTCTTATGCAGTCAGCTGTTGCAGAAACTTCTAGCAATGATATGGTTCCCCAGGAGGAGTGGAGTGGTCTGATTTTCCACAATGTTAATGGTTCTTCAGCAAATCAGTCCCCTTCAGTTCACAACAACAATGTCAAACGACAATCAACTTTGGTTGATGATAAAACACGAATGCCTTCAGCACCTAGTCCTGGATCTATTCCCCATTCTGGTGATAGCAATGCAAATAATGTCACAGGATTCAATCTCCTTGGACACAGGTTTCTAAATGAGCCTGGTCAAAGAGTGCCAAATGATGTGTCTGAAAGAATTATTTCGTTGGAAGAAGCTAATAAGTGGTCTAACTATATTCCACCACAAAAATCACTCGCTGAAGATAGTCAAATCTATAGAGATGCCTCTCAACGTTCTCCCGAAGCTGGGATGAGCGCTATGAAAATTTCCTCACCTTGGGCGCAACAACAGAGCAGTTCTCAACGACAATCAAATGGTAGGAATACTCCCGTAGCTATACCAACTGGTGGAGATAGAGGGTTAAATGTTCATCAAGCTGAGAAGTTGTCTCAGAATTCGAAAATTAATCAATTGAGGGTGATACAAGGAGAAGCTGTTGGAGGTTCTTTATGGAAGTCAAATTCTGTTTCTAGATCTGCTACTGAATTGGGTCCTGCTAAACCAACAATTGGAAATCCCGAAACAAGTAAAGTTACACTGAGTTTAAATGATGCTGCTCCAGTTTCTAACTCATACAGTATGGGGGTAGCTGATGAAACCAATCCATTTTTTCATGACAGTCATAAAATTAATCAGTGGAAGAATATAAATTCTTCTACGATTTACCAAGGGGGTAAAGATTTGGGAAGAACGCCGCACCAGGCTATTGAACAAAATCAGGTTTTGGACTCTTTTAGCTGCGAAAAGGAGAAAGTTACAAGACGCGAGATGGAAAATTATGGCATGAAGGAAAATTCTAATGATAGCCATCGCTCCAACTTATCTGGGCACACTTCTGGTGGCTTCAGAGAGACTGGATCAGGTGCAAGTGATTCAAAATCTTTGCCCCCTGCGAATCAAAAGTCAACCAATCAGTTATTTAGGAAATTTTCTGTTCCTCGTAAATTTCAGTATCATCCTATGGGGAATTCGGATGAGGACGCAGAACCTTCCTGTCACCTGAAACAATCTACCAATTTACAGGCCATGTCGCAACCAAATTCTTATCTGGACCAGTCAAATTTTTTGGTTCAATATCCAATAAATTCTAAA GGGCAAGGGCAATCTTCCGAGCTTCAAAAACACAATAAAGTGACGAATGAAGAACCACCTCATGGTGGTTTACCTGGTTATGCACCAACTGTATCTGTTTCCTACAGTCGACCCTTTGATTCATTCTCCCCAAACACAGTCTCTTCGTCAGG CCAAAACATGCTGGAGCTTCTTCCCAAGGTCGATCAAGCTAGGGGGCATGGTGACACAATGCACTTAAGTTCTGAGGGTAAGGTATCCCCTCAGTTACCTGATGCAGAAAAAGTTGATGGGACTGCTGGTttctttcagcaaaatcaatcTTCTGTTTATCAAGGTTTTGGTTTGCAACTTGGTCCTCCATCCCTTCAGCGGGGACAGATTCCTGACCACTCATCTTCTCAAAAAGCTCAAAATACGGTTAGTTCAGTGCCTATTAGTCATGCTACAGCAGAAATGGGAGAGAGAGGCCAACGGATGGTCCCTACATCTACAACTCAATCTTTGAATTTTTCTAATGGTGAATTCCAAGCTGAGTTTAAAAATAACAGACATGCAGTACCTCCACGACATGCTGGGAGTGATGATAGACATCGAAACTTTCAAGAAGCATTTAGTTCAGGTTCTCCACATGTGAGTCAACTTCAAAACCAGCAAGTAATGAGGTCAAGTGGAAAAATCATGATGAATCAGGATGTCGACTCATCTTTCAGCAGTGATGTTTCAAACAATATGCAAAGAGGATCCATGGAGACTGTTTTGCCGGATACTCCTGGAGATATTAAAAAAGCTAATGTTATGTCGTCGCGGGGTATGACCCAACAGGGTGGTCCTAATGATTCAGTGCATGAacgagttccaacttcaactgCATCAGGCAGGGATCCATTTCATGCTTCTCAGCATTTTAGTATGCATGGTATATCTCATCAGGGAAGTCCCCTCAATGCATTACATAATTTAACGACCAATGTCTATACCAATCAACATTCTTTGGGATCACAGTACCAGAAAGCATCGTCACAATTTCCAGACTTAACCCAACCAAATACTGGGGAACCAAGTTCTGCTCCCCTGTCTCAAGGCAGTATGGATGTCAAAGTGTGTGATCTGCCTTCTGACTTAAGATCAATATATGTTAATTCTCCTGGTGTTGTTGATGGGGAAGAGCGAAGGTCGAAGGAAAGTGCTGGACAGTCATTGTCATCTGTCAGAGTTGACCCATCCAACAAGAATCATTCCGATGATTCTCCCGCTAATTTGTCTTCAACGCAGAAAAATATTGAAGCCTTCGGTCGATCCCTGAAACCTAATTCCCTCTCCCATCAAAATCATTCATCACAGAACCAAATTAATGCCTTGAAGGATGCAGGGGCTGATCCTAGCTGTAGGGTCTCAAAGAGAATGAAAGGACCTGATGATTGCTTAGATGTCGATCGAGTAGCTTCGACAGCTGGGCAGCAAAATGATCACGGTCTTGTACTTGGAGATTCTTTGGGTTCAAGTACTGGAGTTCCTTCTGATGATTTAAGGATGCCGAGTTTCCTTTTATCAGCCGATGCCTTGCACATAAACCCTTCGCAGCAGGGAAACATAGCCCCACAGGATATTTTGTCGCGTGATGCAAATGTGTCTCATAGCAACTCTTCTGCTGATTATACCACCTCAGTTAGAGCTGAGCATCCTGAGGTTAGCCCACAGATGGCGCCATCCTGGTTCAATCAGTATGGTACTTTTAAAAATGGGCAAATGTTGCACAGTTATAATGCGCATAAATTGATCCCCTCAAAGTCAAGAGAACTTGGAAAGTCTCTGAGTGTAATGGATACCCTTGGTTCAGAGGAGAAAGGTACCGATGCCCCCACAGATGCATGTCAGGTTTATACAACCCATCAAACGGCTACCTCTACATTCGTAAATGTGCCTTTGTCGTCTGGTCGCTCATATGAAGTGAATGCCACTGATCAAAATCTTGTGATATCGAGACCTAAGAAGCGTAAGACTGCTACATCTCAGCTTCAACCTTGGCACAAAGAAATAGCAGATGGTTCACAAAATCTTTCGACTCTCAG TGTGGCAGAAACAGTGTGGAGTCAAGTGGCAAATCGTGCAAGGGAAAAG GTTGATGATGATGGTGAGTTGATTGAAGATGGACCCCCTTTTCTTAGATCTAAAAGAAGGCTTATCTTGACAACTCAGCTAATGCAGCAGTTATTTTACCCTCCACCAGCAGGCATCCTGTCTGCCGATGCTAGTTTTAAATGTGAGAGTGTGGCTTATGCTGTCTCTAGAACCGTGCTGGGAAATGTCTGCAGCGCGGTTTTTTGCTCAAGTGGTTTGAACTTACCCCGTGACGGCGTGGAACT ACTTTCCGCTAAGGGTAAATCATCGGAGAGAAATGTTGATCAGTATTCTGGAAAAGTTATGGAAGGTTTGATGGGAAGATTGGGGAAGCTGGAAAATGATTTCCTGAG ACTGGAGAAAAGTTCATCGATATTCGACGTGAGAATGGAATGCCAAGATTTGGAGAAATTTTCTGTCATCAACCGACTAGCTAAATTTCATGGTCGAGGGCAAACCGATGTATCTGATACAGCTCCTTCTCACAAACCTTTGCCACAAAGATATGTAGCCGCTATCCCCATGCCTAAAAGCCTCCCAGACAGGGTACAATGCCTATCACTGTAG